A genomic stretch from Primulina huaijiensis isolate GDHJ02 chromosome 14, ASM1229523v2, whole genome shotgun sequence includes:
- the LOC140956723 gene encoding LOW QUALITY PROTEIN: uncharacterized protein (The sequence of the model RefSeq protein was modified relative to this genomic sequence to represent the inferred CDS: substituted 1 base at 1 genomic stop codon): MRAVEQVSPHRLVVXDTSLSRRQRGFEFPWG, from the coding sequence ATGAGGGCGGTTGAGCAAGTTAGCCCCCATCGTCTAGTGGTTTAGGACACCTCTCTTTCACGGAGGCAGCGGGGATTCGAATTCCCCTGGGGGTAG
- the LOC140957780 gene encoding hydroxyproline O-galactosyltransferase HPGT1-like, whose product MTYFGVVPRFLCRGPLDPLARTDLPPLWTIREKHKILDVLDAELEKARQRGFVPKHLSENSRNNAKKRLLAMIGIVTTFGHKNNRDVIRKARMPTGAALKIMEEGKGIVIRFLLGRRSI is encoded by the exons ATGACTTATTTTGGTGTCGTTCCGCGGTTTCTTTGTAGAGGTCCCTTGGACCCTCTCGCGCGGACAGATCTTCCGCCTCTGTGGACGATACG GGAAAAGCATAAGATATTAGATGTTCTCGATGCAGAGCTGGAGAAAGCTAGGCAGAGAGGATTTGTGCCTAAGCATCTCTCAGAAAACAGCCGAAATAATGCAAAGAAAAGGCTTTTGGCTATGATAGGGATTGTTACAACTTTTGGACACAAGAACAACAGAGATGTAATCCGTAAGGCCCGGATGCCTACTG GTGCTGCTCTGAAGATAATGGAGGAAGGAAAAGGCATTGTCATAAGGTTTTTGTTAGGAAGGAGGTCTATATGA